A region from the Enterobacter roggenkampii genome encodes:
- the pxpA gene encoding 5-oxoprolinase subunit PxpA gives MVKIDLNADLGEGGSADEALMTLVSSVNIACGFHAGDAQTMLESVRHAIKNGVAIGAHPSFPDRENFGRTAMDLPPETVYAQVLYQTGALEAMVRAGKGVLRHVKPHGMLYNQAAKDPVLAAAIARAVRDCNPQLILVGLAGSELIRAGERLGLTTRQEVFADRGYMPDGSLVPRTQAGALITDEAKALAQTLEMVRYGRVTAVDGTTAHVQADTVCLHGDGEHALQFARRLRAAFAEEGILVSAD, from the coding sequence ATGGTAAAGATTGATTTGAATGCCGATCTGGGCGAGGGCGGCAGCGCCGATGAGGCGCTGATGACGCTGGTCTCCTCGGTCAATATCGCCTGCGGCTTTCACGCGGGCGATGCGCAAACCATGCTGGAGAGCGTGCGTCATGCCATCAAAAATGGCGTGGCGATTGGCGCTCACCCGAGCTTCCCTGACCGGGAGAACTTTGGCCGCACCGCGATGGACCTGCCGCCTGAGACGGTCTACGCGCAGGTGCTCTACCAGACTGGCGCGCTGGAGGCGATGGTTCGCGCCGGGAAGGGCGTACTGCGTCACGTGAAGCCGCACGGTATGCTCTATAACCAGGCGGCAAAAGACCCGGTGCTGGCGGCGGCGATTGCCCGTGCGGTGCGGGACTGTAATCCGCAGCTGATTCTGGTCGGCCTGGCGGGCAGTGAGCTTATTCGTGCCGGAGAACGGCTGGGGCTGACCACGCGGCAGGAGGTGTTTGCCGATCGGGGATACATGCCGGACGGCAGTCTGGTTCCGCGCACGCAAGCCGGTGCGCTGATTACCGATGAAGCGAAAGCGCTGGCGCAGACGCTGGAGATGGTGCGCTACGGGCGAGTGACCGCCGTGGATGGCACAACGGCGCACGTTCAGGCTGATACGGTATGTTTACACGGCGATGGCGAGCATGCGCTCCAGTTCGCGCGCCGCCTGCGGGCCGCGTTCGCTGAAGAGGGTATTCTTGTCAGCGCAGATTAA
- the nei gene encoding endonuclease VIII has translation MPEGPEIRRAADSLEAAIKGKPLTEVWFAFPQLKPFESQLVGQSVTHIETRGKALLTHFSHNLTLYSHNQLYGVWRVVEAGEQPQTTRVLRVRLQTADKAILLYSASDIEMLTPEQLLTHPFLQRVGPDVLDMRLTASDVKTRLLSPTFRNRQFSGLFLDQAFLAGLGNYLRVEILWEVGLAPQHKASQLSDEQLEALSHALLDIPRLSYNTRGIVDENKHHGALFRFKVFHRAGKKCERCGGIIDRIMLSSRPFYWCPHCQK, from the coding sequence ATGCCAGAAGGCCCGGAGATCCGCCGCGCGGCGGATAGCCTCGAGGCGGCGATAAAGGGCAAACCGCTGACGGAGGTCTGGTTTGCTTTTCCTCAACTGAAACCGTTTGAATCACAGCTGGTGGGGCAGTCGGTAACGCATATTGAAACGCGCGGCAAAGCGTTGCTCACGCACTTTTCCCATAACCTGACGTTATATAGCCATAACCAGCTTTACGGCGTGTGGCGCGTGGTGGAGGCGGGTGAACAGCCGCAAACGACCCGCGTGCTGCGCGTCAGGCTGCAAACGGCGGATAAGGCGATCCTGCTCTATAGCGCCTCTGATATCGAAATGTTAACGCCTGAGCAGTTGCTCACGCACCCGTTCTTACAGCGGGTCGGGCCGGACGTGCTGGATATGCGCCTGACGGCGAGCGACGTGAAGACCCGGCTGCTATCGCCCACATTCCGCAACCGGCAGTTTTCCGGCCTGTTCCTTGACCAGGCCTTTCTCGCCGGGCTTGGCAACTACCTGCGGGTGGAGATCCTCTGGGAAGTCGGGCTGGCACCGCAGCACAAAGCTTCTCAGCTGAGCGATGAACAGCTGGAGGCGCTGTCCCACGCGCTGCTGGACATCCCGCGGCTGTCGTACAACACGCGTGGCATCGTAGATGAAAACAAGCACCACGGGGCGCTGTTCCGGTTCAAGGTGTTTCATCGGGCGGGGAAGAAGTGCGAGCGGTGCGGCGGGATTATCGACAGGATTATGCTCTCTTCGAGACCCTTTTACTGGTGTCCACATTGTCAAAAATAA
- a CDS encoding citrate synthase: MADTKATLTLNGDTAIELDVLKGTLGQDVIDIRTLGSKGVFTFDPGFTSTASCESKITFIDGDEGILLHRGFPIDQLATESNYLEVCYILLNGEKPTQAQFDEFKTTVTRHTMIHEQITRLFHAFRRDSHPMAVMCGITGALAAFYHDSLDVNNPRHREIAAYRLLSKMPTMAAMCYKYSIGQPFVYPRNDLSYAGNFLRMMFSTPCEEYEVNPVLERAMDRILILHADHEQNASTSTVRTAGSSGANPFACIAAGIASLWGPAHGGANEAALKMLEEISTVEHIPEFVRRAKDKNDSFRLMGFGHRVYKNYDPRATVMRETCHEVLKELGTKDDLLEVAMELEHIALNDPYFIEKKLYPNVDFYSGIILKAMGIPSSMFTVIFAMARTVGWIAHWNEMHSEGMKIARPRQLYTGYEQRDFKSDLKR, encoded by the coding sequence ATGGCTGATACAAAGGCAACGCTCACCCTCAATGGTGACACTGCTATTGAACTGGATGTGCTAAAAGGCACGCTCGGTCAGGATGTTATTGATATCCGTACGCTGGGTTCCAAAGGGGTATTCACCTTTGACCCTGGATTTACCTCTACCGCATCTTGCGAATCCAAAATCACCTTTATCGACGGTGACGAAGGTATCCTGCTCCATCGCGGCTTCCCTATCGATCAGTTAGCCACCGAATCCAACTATCTGGAAGTGTGCTACATCCTGCTGAACGGCGAAAAACCGACGCAGGCCCAGTTCGATGAATTTAAAACCACCGTGACCCGTCACACCATGATCCATGAGCAGATTACCCGTCTGTTCCATGCGTTCCGTCGTGACTCTCACCCAATGGCGGTGATGTGCGGTATTACCGGTGCGCTGGCCGCGTTCTACCACGACTCCCTTGACGTGAATAACCCGCGTCACCGTGAAATCGCCGCTTACCGTCTGCTGTCCAAAATGCCTACCATGGCGGCGATGTGTTACAAATACTCCATCGGCCAGCCGTTTGTGTATCCGCGTAACGACCTCTCCTACGCGGGCAACTTCCTGCGCATGATGTTCTCCACGCCGTGCGAAGAGTACGAAGTGAACCCGGTTCTGGAACGCGCGATGGACCGTATTCTGATCCTGCATGCTGACCACGAACAGAACGCCTCGACCTCAACCGTTCGTACCGCAGGCTCTTCAGGCGCGAACCCGTTCGCCTGTATCGCTGCGGGCATCGCCTCCCTGTGGGGACCGGCGCACGGCGGCGCGAACGAAGCGGCGCTGAAGATGCTGGAAGAGATCAGCACCGTTGAGCACATTCCTGAGTTCGTGCGTCGCGCGAAAGACAAGAATGACTCCTTCCGCCTGATGGGCTTCGGTCACCGTGTTTACAAAAACTATGACCCGCGCGCCACCGTGATGCGTGAAACCTGCCACGAAGTGCTGAAAGAGCTGGGTACCAAAGATGACCTGCTGGAAGTGGCGATGGAGCTGGAACACATCGCGCTGAACGACCCGTACTTCATCGAGAAGAAACTCTACCCGAACGTCGATTTCTACTCTGGCATTATTCTGAAAGCGATGGGCATTCCGTCTTCCATGTTCACCGTGATCTTCGCCATGGCGCGTACCGTAGGCTGGATTGCGCACTGGAACGAAATGCACAGCGAAGGCATGAAGATCGCCCGTCCTCGTCAGCTGTATACCGGCTACGAGCAGCGTGATTTTAAGTCTGACCTGAAGCGCTAA
- the sdhC gene encoding succinate dehydrogenase cytochrome b556 subunit: MWALFMIRNVKKQRPVNLDLKTIRFPVTAIASILHRVSGVITFVAVGILLWLLGTSLSSPEGFLQASAIMNSFFVKFIMWGILTALAYHVVVGVRHMLMDFGYLEETFEAGKRSANISFVITVVLSLLAGVLVW; this comes from the coding sequence ATGTGGGCGTTATTCATGATAAGAAATGTGAAAAAACAAAGACCTGTCAATCTGGATCTGAAAACGATCCGGTTCCCCGTAACAGCAATAGCGTCCATTCTGCACCGTGTTTCTGGTGTGATTACGTTTGTGGCGGTCGGTATTCTGCTGTGGTTACTGGGCACCAGCCTCTCTTCCCCTGAAGGATTCCTCCAGGCCTCTGCCATCATGAACAGCTTCTTCGTGAAATTCATCATGTGGGGCATTCTGACCGCACTGGCGTACCACGTTGTGGTGGGTGTTCGCCATATGCTGATGGACTTTGGCTACCTGGAAGAGACCTTCGAAGCCGGGAAACGCTCCGCTAACATTTCATTTGTGATTACAGTCGTGCTTTCACTTCTCGCAGGAGTTCTCGTATGGTAA
- the sdhD gene encoding succinate dehydrogenase membrane anchor subunit — MVSNASALGRNGVHDFILVRATAIVLTLYIIYMIGFFATSGTLTWEIWSGFFGSAFTKVFTLLALFSILIHAWIGMWQVLTDYVKPLAIRLPLQLAIVVALVVYVIYGFVVVWGV, encoded by the coding sequence ATGGTAAGCAACGCCTCCGCATTAGGACGCAACGGCGTACATGACTTCATTCTGGTCCGTGCTACCGCCATCGTTCTCACCCTCTACATCATCTATATGATCGGTTTCTTCGCGACCAGCGGCACGCTGACGTGGGAAATCTGGAGTGGGTTCTTCGGATCCGCCTTCACCAAAGTGTTCACCCTGCTGGCCCTTTTCTCCATCCTTATTCATGCCTGGATTGGCATGTGGCAGGTGTTGACCGATTACGTTAAACCGCTGGCGATTCGCCTTCCACTGCAGCTGGCCATTGTCGTTGCACTGGTGGTTTACGTTATTTATGGATTCGTTGTGGTGTGGGGTGTGTAA
- the sdhA gene encoding succinate dehydrogenase flavoprotein subunit, with translation MKLPVREFDAVVIGAGGAGMRAALQISQSGQSCALLSKVFPTRSHTVSAQGGITVALGNSHEDNWEWHMYDTVKGSDYIGDQDAIEYMCKTGPEAILELDHMGLPFSRLENGTIYQRPFGGQSKNFGGEQAARTAAAADRTGHALLHTLYQQNLKNHTTIFSEWYALDLVKNADGAIVGCTALCIETGEVVYFKARATVLATGGAGRIYQSTTNAHINTGDGVGMAIRAGVPVQDMEMWQFHPTGIAGAGVLVTEGCRGEGGYLLNKHGERFMERYAPNAKDLAGRDVVARSIMIEIREGRGCDGPWGPHAKLKLDHLGKEVLESRLPGILELSRTFAHVDPVKEPIPVIPTCHYMMGGIPTKVTGQALTVNEQGEDVVIPGLFAVGEIACVSVHGANRLGGNSLLDLVVFGRAVGLHLQESIAEQGALRDATDDEIDASLERLNRWNGNRNGEDPVEIRKALQECMQHNFSVFREGDAMAKGLEQLKAIRERLKNARLDDTSSEFNTQRVECLELDNLMETAFATAMSANFRTESRGAHSRFDFPERDDENWLCHSLYLPESETMTRRSVNMEPKLRPAFPPKIRTY, from the coding sequence ATGAAACTGCCAGTCAGAGAATTTGATGCTGTTGTGATTGGTGCCGGTGGCGCAGGTATGCGTGCCGCACTGCAAATTTCCCAGAGTGGCCAGAGCTGTGCGCTGCTCTCTAAAGTCTTCCCAACCCGTTCCCATACTGTGTCTGCGCAGGGCGGTATTACCGTTGCGCTGGGTAACTCCCATGAAGATAACTGGGAATGGCACATGTATGACACGGTAAAAGGTTCCGATTACATCGGCGACCAGGATGCCATCGAATATATGTGTAAAACTGGCCCGGAAGCGATTCTGGAGCTGGACCACATGGGTCTGCCGTTCTCCCGTCTGGAAAATGGCACCATCTATCAGCGTCCGTTTGGCGGCCAGTCGAAAAACTTCGGCGGCGAGCAGGCGGCACGCACCGCGGCGGCGGCTGACCGTACCGGTCACGCGCTGCTGCACACCCTGTATCAGCAGAACCTGAAAAACCACACCACCATCTTCTCCGAATGGTATGCGCTGGATCTGGTGAAAAACGCCGATGGCGCCATCGTTGGTTGTACCGCGCTGTGCATCGAAACCGGTGAAGTGGTCTACTTCAAAGCCCGCGCAACCGTGCTGGCGACCGGCGGTGCAGGCCGTATTTACCAGTCCACTACCAACGCCCACATCAACACCGGTGACGGTGTCGGTATGGCTATCCGCGCGGGCGTGCCGGTGCAGGATATGGAGATGTGGCAGTTCCACCCAACCGGCATCGCCGGTGCAGGCGTGCTGGTAACAGAAGGCTGCCGTGGTGAAGGTGGCTACCTGCTGAATAAACACGGCGAGCGCTTCATGGAGCGTTATGCCCCGAATGCGAAAGACCTGGCGGGTCGTGACGTGGTGGCGCGTTCCATCATGATCGAAATCCGTGAAGGCCGCGGCTGTGACGGCCCTTGGGGTCCACACGCCAAGCTGAAGCTCGACCACCTGGGTAAAGAAGTGCTGGAGTCCCGTCTGCCGGGCATCCTGGAACTGTCCCGCACCTTCGCGCACGTCGATCCGGTGAAAGAGCCGATTCCGGTTATCCCAACCTGCCACTACATGATGGGCGGTATTCCGACCAAAGTGACCGGTCAGGCGCTGACCGTGAACGAGCAGGGCGAAGACGTGGTCATTCCTGGCCTGTTCGCGGTGGGCGAAATTGCCTGCGTATCCGTACACGGCGCAAACCGTCTGGGCGGCAACTCGCTGCTGGATCTGGTGGTGTTTGGTCGCGCAGTGGGTCTGCATCTGCAGGAATCCATTGCCGAGCAGGGCGCGCTGCGTGACGCGACCGACGACGAAATTGATGCCTCTCTTGAGCGCCTCAACCGCTGGAACGGCAACCGTAACGGCGAAGATCCGGTGGAAATCCGTAAAGCGCTGCAGGAATGCATGCAGCACAACTTCTCGGTATTCCGCGAAGGCGACGCGATGGCCAAAGGTCTTGAGCAGCTGAAAGCGATCCGCGAGCGTCTGAAAAATGCCCGTCTGGACGACACCTCCAGCGAGTTCAACACCCAGCGCGTTGAGTGCCTGGAGCTGGATAACCTGATGGAAACCGCGTTCGCGACCGCGATGTCGGCAAACTTCCGTACCGAAAGCCGTGGCGCGCATAGCCGCTTCGACTTCCCGGAACGTGATGACGAAAACTGGCTGTGCCATTCCCTGTATCTGCCAGAGTCGGAAACCATGACGCGTCGTAGCGTCAACATGGAACCGAAACTGCGTCCGGCGTTCCCGCCGAAGATTCGTACTTACTAA